The following are from one region of the Staphylococcus argenteus genome:
- the phnE gene encoding phosphonate ABC transporter, permease protein PhnE: protein MTQEIAKYNVHTKAHKRKLIKRWFIAIVILAIIIWAFAGVPSLELKSKSLEILKSIFSGLFHPDISYIYIPDGEDLLRGLLETFAIAVVGTFIAAIICIPLAFLGANNMVKLRPISGISKFILSIIRVFPEIVMALIFIKAVGPGSFSGVLALGIHSVGMLGKLLAEDIEGLDFSAVESLKASGANKIKTLVFAVIPQIMPAFLSLILYRFELNLRSASILGLIGAGGIGTPLIFAIQTRSWDRVGIILIGLVLMVAIVDLISGSIRKRIV, encoded by the coding sequence ATGACACAAGAAATAGCAAAATATAATGTTCATACAAAAGCACACAAACGAAAATTGATAAAAAGATGGTTTATAGCAATTGTCATCCTAGCTATTATCATTTGGGCATTTGCAGGTGTACCAAGTTTAGAACTTAAAAGTAAATCATTAGAAATTTTAAAATCCATATTCAGCGGATTATTCCATCCTGATATCAGCTATATTTATATACCAGATGGCGAAGACTTATTGCGTGGTTTACTTGAAACCTTTGCGATAGCTGTTGTAGGAACATTTATCGCCGCAATCATCTGTATACCATTAGCATTTTTAGGTGCAAATAATATGGTAAAGTTACGCCCTATTTCAGGTATCAGCAAATTTATTTTAAGTATTATACGTGTCTTCCCAGAAATTGTCATGGCACTTATATTTATAAAAGCTGTTGGCCCAGGTTCATTTTCAGGAGTGTTAGCTTTAGGGATACATTCAGTAGGTATGCTTGGAAAACTCTTAGCTGAAGACATAGAAGGGTTAGATTTCAGTGCAGTAGAATCGTTAAAGGCTAGTGGTGCGAATAAGATTAAAACACTCGTATTCGCAGTCATACCCCAAATTATGCCTGCCTTCCTATCACTCATCCTTTATCGCTTTGAACTCAACTTACGTTCAGCGTCTATATTGGGGTTAATCGGGGCAGGTGGTATTGGAACTCCACTCATATTTGCCATTCAAACACGTTCTTGGGATCGTGTAGGTATTATATTAATCGGTTTAGTACTAATGGTGGCAATTGTCGATTTAATTTCTGGCTCAATTCGAAAACGCATTGTTTAA
- the phnE gene encoding phosphonate ABC transporter, permease protein PhnE — MPLETSTKYDSLLKKKVSLKTSFTFMLIIAFIIWSFIYTGFNFGDLMIGIPQIGDLFKQMIPPDFEYLQQITTPMLDTIRMAIVSTVLGSIVSIPIALLCASNIVHQKWISIPSRFILNIVRTIPDLLLAAIFVAVFGIGQIPGILALFILTICIIGKLLYESLETIDPGPMEAMTAVGANKVKWIVFGVVPQAISSFMSYVLYAFEVNIRASAVLGLVGAGGIGLFYDQTLGLFQYPKTATIILFTLVIVVVIDYISTKVRAHLA, encoded by the coding sequence ATGCCTTTAGAAACATCTACAAAGTATGACTCCCTTTTAAAAAAGAAAGTATCGTTAAAAACGAGTTTTACATTTATGTTAATCATCGCATTCATCATTTGGAGCTTTATTTATACAGGCTTTAACTTTGGAGATTTAATGATAGGGATCCCTCAAATTGGTGACCTATTTAAGCAAATGATTCCGCCTGATTTCGAATACTTACAACAAATCACAACCCCAATGTTAGATACAATTAGAATGGCTATCGTAAGTACGGTATTAGGCAGTATTGTTTCGATACCTATTGCATTATTATGTGCTAGTAATATCGTTCATCAAAAGTGGATTTCAATACCATCACGTTTCATTTTAAATATTGTTCGTACTATACCTGATTTGCTATTAGCAGCAATCTTTGTGGCTGTATTTGGAATAGGCCAAATACCAGGTATATTAGCATTGTTTATTTTAACTATCTGTATTATTGGAAAATTATTATATGAATCATTGGAAACGATAGATCCAGGTCCTATGGAAGCAATGACAGCTGTTGGTGCCAATAAAGTAAAATGGATTGTTTTCGGTGTTGTACCACAAGCCATATCATCATTTATGTCATATGTATTATATGCGTTTGAAGTAAATATACGTGCTTCTGCCGTGCTAGGATTAGTTGGCGCTGGCGGTATCGGATTATTTTATGATCAAACACTTGGTTTATTCCAATATCCCAAAACAGCAACGATTATTTTATTTACTTTAGTTATCGTCGTCGTCATTGATTACATCAGTACGAAAGTGAGGGCACATCTCGCATGA